Proteins found in one bacterium genomic segment:
- a CDS encoding sigma-54 dependent transcriptional regulator — protein sequence MSKLLIIEDDPAFANRLSRNLGLDGFEAEAAEGPEAGLRMLVANRYDAVLCDIKMPGMSGLELLTRVREGQDTGVDPDIPVVMLTSVNSVDTAVDAMRRGASDYLTKEAGRAEIAIRLRRAIELHQIAKENRRLRETVERVDEFGELVGTSPGMQQIKEEIKQVAETNATVMLLGETGVGKELVARAIHRTSGRAGDFVDVNCALLPDDTMLQSELFGHEKGAFTDAKAAKKGKLELADGGTLFLDEVGELGREVQAKLLRGLETMTFTRVGGTRAISVDVRLVVATNRDLKKEVESGNFRDDLYYRLNVFPINIPPLRQRRDDIETLTRFFLNRAAMRYSRPVPEVNTEAFTLLNQYQWPGNIRELRNVCERLLIRARGGTTITPEDIHGCGIGAGPALGGIVELPDEGVHLDELEKNLVLEALRRCDWNQTEAARMLGISVDRMNNRVKKFGFTHPKWRRNK from the coding sequence ATGTCCAAGCTCCTGATTATCGAAGACGATCCCGCATTCGCGAATCGGCTATCCCGCAATCTGGGGCTCGATGGGTTCGAGGCGGAAGCCGCGGAAGGCCCCGAGGCGGGCCTGCGGATGCTGGTCGCCAATCGATACGATGCGGTCCTGTGCGACATCAAAATGCCCGGCATGAGTGGCCTGGAACTCCTGACTCGCGTTCGCGAAGGCCAGGACACCGGGGTGGACCCGGACATTCCGGTCGTGATGCTGACGTCGGTGAACAGCGTCGATACGGCCGTCGATGCGATGCGGCGCGGGGCGAGCGATTACCTGACGAAAGAAGCGGGCCGAGCGGAGATTGCAATTCGACTGCGGCGCGCGATTGAACTGCACCAGATCGCGAAGGAAAATCGTCGGCTACGCGAAACCGTCGAACGCGTCGATGAGTTCGGCGAGTTGGTCGGGACATCGCCGGGCATGCAGCAGATCAAAGAAGAGATCAAGCAGGTCGCAGAAACAAACGCGACGGTTATGCTGCTGGGCGAAACCGGCGTTGGCAAGGAACTCGTTGCACGCGCCATTCATCGCACGTCCGGTCGCGCAGGCGATTTCGTCGATGTGAACTGCGCGCTGTTGCCCGACGACACGATGCTGCAGAGTGAGCTCTTCGGGCACGAAAAAGGGGCCTTTACCGATGCAAAGGCCGCCAAGAAGGGGAAGCTCGAACTGGCCGATGGCGGGACGTTGTTCCTTGACGAAGTCGGCGAACTCGGGCGCGAGGTGCAGGCGAAATTGCTGCGCGGCCTGGAGACAATGACGTTCACGCGCGTCGGCGGAACTCGCGCGATCAGCGTAGACGTGCGGTTGGTGGTTGCGACGAATCGCGACCTGAAGAAAGAGGTCGAATCCGGTAATTTCCGAGACGATCTGTACTATCGTCTGAATGTGTTTCCGATCAACATTCCGCCTCTGCGCCAGCGCCGCGACGACATCGAGACCCTGACTCGCTTCTTCCTGAATCGCGCGGCGATGCGTTATTCGCGCCCCGTGCCGGAGGTGAACACAGAGGCGTTCACGTTGCTGAATCAATATCAATGGCCCGGCAACATTCGCGAGCTACGCAATGTATGCGAACGCCTTCTGATTCGCGCCCGCGGCGGCACGACAATTACTCCGGAGGACATCCACGGCTGCGGCATCGGCGCCGGACCGGCCCTGGGTGGCATCGTCGAGCTTCCCGATGAAGGCGTGCATCTCGACGAGTTGGAAAAGAACCTGGTCCTCGAAGCCCTTCGACGTTGCGATTGGAATCAAACTGAAGCCGCGCGAATGCTCGGCATCTCCGTCGATCGCATGAATAATCGCGTGAAGAAATTCGGCTTCACGCATCCCAAGTGGCGCAGGAATAAGTAA